In Anaerolineae bacterium, a single window of DNA contains:
- the lepA gene encoding elongation factor 4, with amino-acid sequence MDKQHIRNFCIIAHIDHGKSTLADRLLQLTGTVSDREMQEQVLDNMDLERERGVTIKASAVRMVYTAESGEQYEMNLIDTPGHVDFSYEVSRALQACEGAILVVDATQGIEAQTLANLYMALENDLEIIPVVNKIDLPAAQPDVVAKEIEDLLGVPAGEVIPISAKTGLNVQAVLEAVIRQVPPPTGDVSKPLRALVFDSHYDSYKGVVAYVRVVDGVLDKDARLRMMATGAVLEPVEIGVFSPEMVPTGRLEAGEVGYVATGFKTVRECRVGDTITLAQGGAEWPLPGYAQVKPMVFAGMYPVENDDYNDLRDALEKLQLNDASLVFQPETSQALNFGFRVGFLGLFHMEIVQERIEREYDLDILVTAPSVEYEVLLRNGEVIRIDSPADLPDESTIAEIREPWMTIQVFTPQDYIGPIMDLVTRRRGTYESMEYLDASRVVLTYHLPLAELIVDFHDKLKSISRGYASLDYQFDGYRPGRLTKLEVLVNKQPVDALAMIVHEDDAFHKGQRLVSQLKKLIPRQQFEVPIQAATGKRVISRANVKAVRKDVLAKCYGGDITRKRKLLEKQKRGKKRMKMIGNVEVPQEAFMAVLRLEDED; translated from the coding sequence ATGGACAAGCAGCACATCCGGAACTTCTGCATTATCGCCCATATCGATCACGGCAAGAGCACACTGGCTGACCGTCTGCTGCAACTCACCGGTACGGTCTCTGACCGGGAGATGCAGGAGCAGGTGCTGGATAACATGGACCTGGAACGCGAGCGCGGCGTCACGATCAAGGCGTCGGCTGTGCGGATGGTCTACACCGCTGAGAGTGGCGAACAGTATGAGATGAATCTGATCGATACGCCCGGCCATGTCGATTTTTCCTATGAAGTCAGCCGGGCGCTGCAGGCCTGCGAGGGCGCGATTCTGGTGGTGGATGCAACCCAGGGTATTGAAGCGCAGACGCTAGCCAACCTCTACATGGCCCTGGAAAACGATCTGGAGATCATCCCGGTGGTGAACAAGATTGACCTGCCAGCGGCCCAGCCGGACGTGGTGGCTAAGGAGATCGAAGATTTGCTTGGCGTGCCCGCCGGTGAGGTGATCCCGATCTCCGCCAAGACCGGTCTTAACGTGCAGGCGGTGCTGGAGGCCGTGATCCGCCAGGTGCCGCCGCCAACCGGCGATGTCAGCAAACCGCTGCGGGCGCTGGTGTTTGACTCGCACTACGATTCCTACAAAGGTGTAGTGGCCTACGTCCGGGTGGTGGATGGCGTCCTGGACAAGGATGCCCGGTTACGCATGATGGCGACCGGCGCTGTGCTTGAGCCGGTTGAGATCGGCGTCTTCAGCCCTGAGATGGTACCGACTGGCCGGCTGGAGGCCGGCGAAGTGGGTTATGTTGCCACCGGTTTCAAGACGGTGCGAGAGTGCCGGGTGGGTGACACGATCACCCTGGCGCAGGGTGGGGCGGAGTGGCCGTTGCCGGGCTATGCTCAGGTCAAGCCGATGGTCTTTGCCGGGATGTACCCGGTGGAGAATGACGACTACAACGATCTGCGGGACGCGCTGGAGAAGCTGCAACTCAATGACGCCTCGCTGGTCTTCCAGCCGGAGACTTCACAGGCGCTCAACTTCGGGTTTCGGGTGGGCTTCCTGGGGCTTTTCCACATGGAGATTGTCCAGGAGCGGATCGAACGGGAATATGATCTGGACATCCTGGTGACGGCCCCCAGCGTGGAATACGAAGTTCTGCTGCGCAACGGCGAGGTTATCCGTATTGATAGCCCGGCTGACCTGCCTGACGAAAGCACGATTGCGGAAATCCGTGAACCGTGGATGACCATTCAGGTCTTCACGCCGCAGGATTACATCGGGCCGATCATGGATCTGGTCACCCGCCGCCGGGGGACGTATGAGAGCATGGAATACCTGGATGCGTCGCGAGTCGTGCTGACGTATCATCTGCCGCTGGCAGAACTGATCGTGGACTTCCACGATAAACTGAAGAGTATATCGCGGGGGTACGCCAGCCTGGATTACCAGTTCGATGGCTACCGTCCAGGCCGATTGACCAAGCTGGAGGTGCTGGTCAACAAACAGCCGGTGGATGCCCTGGCCATGATTGTTCACGAGGATGATGCTTTTCATAAGGGGCAGCGGCTGGTTTCCCAGCTCAAGAAATTGATCCCGCGCCAGCAATTCGAGGTGCCGATTCAGGCGGCGACCGGCAAACGGGTGATCTCCCGCGCCAATGTCAAAGCTGTGCGCAAGGACGTTCTGGCCAAGTGCTACGGCGGGGATATCACCCGCAAGCGCAAGTTGCTGGAAAAGCAGAAGCGCGGCAAGAAGCGTATGAAGATGATTGGTAATGTGGAAGTGCCGCAGGAAGCGTTCATGGCGGTGCTGCGACTTGAGGATGAAGACTGA
- a CDS encoding DDE-type integrase/transposase/recombinase, with amino-acid sequence MDEIAEQLGKHRATIYRWLKGIRMRGIRGYVAYFKQAKKGRRVRKTPGYVVQRVLSIRREYRDCCGEKVVYVLAQEGIDLSRSTVYRILKRHLVLRKHHRQPEGAPVQRATGPRQVVQVDTVNLGEVYAYTAIDTFTREAAIVMRPSLQAADGRVALEQLMAVFGRVSLLQTDGGSEFKAECAEGMHRWADQHRIARAYKKNEQAFIEAFNGTLRREEFGALKFRGDELELAQQYADAFLDYYHHRRPHLSLGMLTPARFAESHLP; translated from the coding sequence GTGGATGAGATTGCTGAGCAGCTGGGGAAGCATCGGGCGACGATCTATCGCTGGCTCAAAGGCATTCGGATGCGGGGCATTCGGGGCTATGTGGCCTATTTCAAGCAGGCGAAGAAAGGACGCCGAGTGCGCAAGACGCCGGGCTATGTGGTGCAGCGGGTATTGAGTATCCGGCGGGAGTATCGCGACTGCTGCGGGGAGAAGGTCGTGTACGTGCTGGCGCAGGAAGGCATTGACCTCAGCCGCAGCACGGTCTATCGCATTCTCAAGCGCCATCTGGTCTTACGCAAGCATCACCGCCAGCCCGAGGGTGCGCCGGTGCAGCGTGCCACCGGACCGCGCCAGGTGGTGCAGGTCGATACCGTCAACCTGGGGGAGGTGTACGCCTACACGGCGATTGACACCTTCACCCGCGAAGCGGCGATTGTCATGCGCCCCTCCTTACAGGCCGCCGATGGCCGGGTTGCCCTGGAGCAGTTGATGGCGGTATTCGGGCGCGTGTCCCTCCTGCAAACCGATGGCGGGTCAGAATTCAAAGCCGAGTGCGCTGAGGGCATGCATCGCTGGGCGGATCAGCATCGTATCGCGCGGGCTTACAAGAAGAACGAACAGGCTTTCATTGAAGCCTTCAACGGCACGCTGCGCCGTGAGGAGTTTGGCGCTCTCAAGTTCCGGGGCGATGAATTGGAGCTGGCCCAGCAGTATGCCGATGCTTTTCTCGACTACTATCACCACCGGCGCCCCCATCTCTCACTCGGCATGCTCACGCCCGCTCGTTTCGCTGAGTCGCATTTGCCTTGA
- a CDS encoding TlyA family RNA methyltransferase, translated as MSDRERLDVLLVTRALVESREQARRLIMAGEVLVDGRLVDKPGTRVPREAALEVRALPRYVSRGGEKLAAALEVFPVQVTGAICADVGASTGGFTDCLLQHGAARVYAIDVGYGQLDYRLRQDERVVVLERTNARYVERLAEAVDLVTIDASFISLRLLLPVVKGWLRPQASVIPLIKPQFEAGKRDVGKGGVVRDRAVHRRVLEDILTAALGFGFTVHGLIRSPLLGPSGNIEFLAWLRVGADAPGKAPADLIDAALNEIAR; from the coding sequence ATGAGTGATCGGGAACGGCTTGATGTGTTGCTGGTCACGCGCGCACTGGTGGAGAGCCGGGAACAGGCTCGCCGCCTGATCATGGCCGGCGAGGTGCTGGTCGATGGGCGGCTGGTGGATAAGCCTGGCACCAGGGTGCCGCGCGAGGCAGCGTTGGAAGTGCGAGCCTTGCCGCGCTATGTCAGCCGGGGCGGGGAGAAGCTGGCTGCAGCCCTGGAGGTCTTTCCGGTGCAGGTCACAGGCGCAATCTGCGCCGACGTGGGAGCCAGTACGGGCGGCTTTACCGACTGCCTGCTTCAGCATGGCGCGGCGCGGGTGTATGCCATCGATGTTGGCTATGGCCAGCTCGATTACCGGCTGCGCCAGGACGAGCGAGTTGTCGTGCTGGAGCGTACCAATGCGCGCTATGTGGAGCGGCTGGCGGAAGCAGTTGATCTGGTGACGATCGACGCTTCGTTCATTTCCCTGCGGCTACTGTTGCCGGTGGTAAAGGGCTGGCTGAGGCCGCAGGCCAGCGTGATCCCACTGATTAAGCCGCAGTTTGAAGCTGGCAAACGCGACGTGGGCAAAGGCGGGGTCGTACGCGATCGCGCTGTACACCGCCGCGTGCTGGAAGACATACTAACAGCAGCGCTAGGCTTTGGTTTCACCGTGCACGGGCTGATCCGCTCACCCTTGCTGGGGCCATCAGGGAACATCGAGTTTCTGGCCTGGCTGAGGGTTGGGGCGGATGCTCCAGGTAAAGCCCCAGCCGATCTGATCGATGCGGCGCTGAACGAAATCGCCCGCTGA
- a CDS encoding trypsin-like peptidase domain-containing protein → MPHSNSRRLLALALTIVLLAAQPAILPVQAQTVVDFTTIARATVYITSVYDVTGRRVVSCTASGTLVSADGLILTNAHAVVDSERCRVEDIAISVAVRLNEPPVLTYYADVVSYDLGLDLAVLRITRLIDGRQVEKDTLSLPFVELGDSRQLRLDDTITVFGYEGIGDQTVTLSRGTIIGFIAEARGGEQAWLKTSATILGPMAGGGAYNSAGQLIGIPTTAPASDPAAVLDCRQVQDTNSDGLVDSRDRCIPVGGFINALRPAHLARGLVRAARLGIVDGGHMASVQVAAAAAAAGEPGFGPIFFTPSINEAGQPTMFVTRLPSGTSGLYLCFEYRNMRPGITYELRTTRNGDSAPAVSQAPTLWSGGVNGFWYIGSSGQVWQNGVYEFALLIEGRVVQTARITIGGAPEPTPSFSDIVFGLLDSSGNVIGSGYTLGVSNIVSARFIFRDMTAGLPWAAIWYYEGIELRRDGGSWNLGPSGSQTINITGDLLPGRYRLELYVEDRLTAAANLILAGGQEGVFARILSNPRFSSSISGGSPSGPATESFSAGISDLYAFVDWQQLAPGTPWTYRWLVDGEVFFEHTEAWAVPESGVDFWIRLSSEHGLPDGAYRLDILLGGQLFISQTARVGLGQLPVTAGNLAVGVQAGGVVVDALTGEGIPGVLFIVLKAQFSVADFVWDESQIFGMSMTDSRGRFELDRLLPYGELYSVVIVADGYLPVAADAISLDPADPELADGRLEFRLELNRDLTS, encoded by the coding sequence TTGCCTCACTCGAATTCTAGGCGGTTGCTGGCACTGGCGCTGACTATCGTCCTGCTGGCGGCGCAGCCGGCGATCCTGCCGGTGCAAGCTCAGACAGTGGTTGATTTCACCACTATTGCGCGGGCGACGGTCTACATCACCAGCGTGTATGATGTCACCGGGCGGCGGGTCGTTTCCTGTACGGCTTCCGGAACACTGGTTTCCGCGGATGGGCTGATTCTAACCAACGCGCATGCAGTCGTGGATAGCGAACGGTGCCGGGTAGAAGACATCGCCATATCTGTAGCGGTGCGCCTGAATGAACCGCCGGTGCTAACCTACTATGCCGATGTGGTCAGCTACGATCTTGGCCTTGACCTGGCCGTGCTGCGGATCACCCGGCTGATCGATGGTCGACAGGTGGAGAAGGACACGCTCAGCCTGCCATTTGTCGAACTGGGCGATTCGCGTCAACTGCGCCTGGACGATACCATTACGGTCTTCGGTTACGAGGGAATCGGCGACCAAACGGTTACGCTGTCACGCGGCACGATTATCGGCTTCATCGCTGAGGCGCGTGGTGGCGAGCAGGCCTGGCTCAAGACCAGCGCGACGATCCTTGGCCCGATGGCCGGTGGGGGCGCCTATAACAGCGCCGGGCAACTGATTGGGATTCCGACCACAGCGCCGGCCAGCGATCCGGCGGCGGTTCTGGATTGCCGGCAGGTGCAGGACACCAATAGCGATGGCTTGGTTGACAGCCGCGACCGCTGTATTCCGGTTGGTGGGTTCATTAACGCTTTGCGGCCTGCACATCTAGCGCGGGGGCTAGTACGTGCAGCACGGTTGGGCATTGTCGATGGCGGGCATATGGCTTCTGTACAGGTCGCCGCGGCAGCGGCTGCTGCAGGAGAACCAGGCTTTGGGCCGATCTTCTTTACGCCATCGATCAATGAGGCTGGCCAGCCGACGATGTTCGTGACTCGCCTGCCTTCCGGCACCAGCGGCCTCTACCTGTGTTTTGAATACCGGAATATGCGGCCTGGCATCACCTATGAGCTGCGTACCACACGCAACGGGGATAGCGCCCCGGCTGTCAGCCAGGCCCCGACGCTGTGGAGCGGTGGGGTGAACGGTTTCTGGTACATTGGCAGTTCGGGGCAGGTGTGGCAAAACGGCGTCTATGAATTTGCGCTGCTGATTGAAGGGCGTGTGGTGCAGACGGCACGGATCACTATTGGCGGAGCGCCGGAGCCGACGCCATCCTTTTCAGATATTGTATTTGGGCTGCTGGATAGCAGCGGCAACGTCATCGGCAGCGGCTATACGCTGGGGGTGAGCAACATTGTGTCCGCCCGGTTTATCTTCCGCGACATGACGGCGGGCTTGCCCTGGGCAGCAATCTGGTACTACGAAGGGATTGAATTGCGGCGTGACGGCGGTAGCTGGAACCTGGGACCTTCGGGGTCACAGACGATCAACATCACCGGCGACCTACTGCCCGGTCGCTACCGCCTGGAGCTTTACGTCGAAGATCGGCTGACAGCTGCCGCTAACCTGATATTGGCCGGTGGGCAGGAGGGCGTTTTTGCCCGTATCCTGAGCAACCCGCGTTTTTCCAGCAGCATTAGTGGGGGATCGCCCAGCGGTCCGGCGACCGAGTCGTTCAGCGCCGGGATTAGCGATCTGTACGCATTCGTGGACTGGCAACAATTGGCGCCCGGCACGCCCTGGACGTATCGCTGGCTGGTGGACGGCGAGGTGTTTTTTGAGCACACCGAAGCGTGGGCGGTGCCGGAGTCGGGCGTTGACTTCTGGATCCGGTTAAGTTCGGAGCATGGGTTGCCTGATGGCGCTTACCGGCTGGATATCCTGCTGGGTGGACAGCTTTTTATCTCCCAGACGGCGCGGGTCGGGCTTGGCCAGTTGCCGGTGACCGCTGGCAATCTGGCGGTCGGTGTGCAGGCAGGCGGGGTGGTGGTGGACGCACTGACCGGGGAGGGTATTCCCGGCGTGTTGTTCATTGTCCTGAAAGCACAGTTTTCCGTTGCTGATTTTGTCTGGGATGAGTCACAAATATTCGGCATGTCTATGACTGACAGTCGGGGGCGTTTTGAACTGGATCGCCTGCTGCCTTACGGGGAGTTGTACAGTGTGGTCATCGTGGCTGATGGCTACCTGCCGGTGGCGGCAGATGCGATCAGCCTTGACCCGGCAGATCCGGAACTGGCGGATGGGCGCCTGGAATTTCGTCTGGAACTGAATCGAGACCTGACCTCATGA
- a CDS encoding ABC transporter permease, whose translation MWRFMRDRLLTTLLTVWGASTLAFLALRLLPGDAITNQMLQGGASPASIAARRAALGLESPLPIQYARFLLDLTRGDLGYSYLTQQPVSVLIGEQLGATVSLASAALVIAIILGLTLGMIEAFYWPRWPGQFAGALNVLALASPIYWTATLGIYVFSTQLDLLPATGSGSPTHLLLPAGVLGFHVAGSIARVTRTSLRRTQEAPFVRTAYAKGLRGSQILFGHVLRASFPPILSIIALQTGFLLGGTVITEMIFVRQGIGQLLQHAVIDQDYPVVLGVVVLAAITYSVVNTLADIGHGLLDPRLRPAEES comes from the coding sequence ATGTGGCGCTTCATGCGCGACCGGCTGCTCACAACCCTGTTGACAGTCTGGGGAGCGTCCACACTGGCCTTCCTGGCCCTGCGGTTGTTGCCTGGCGACGCGATCACCAATCAGATGCTGCAGGGAGGCGCTTCGCCAGCGAGCATTGCTGCCCGCCGGGCCGCCCTGGGGCTGGAATCGCCCCTGCCCATCCAGTATGCGCGGTTCCTGCTGGACCTCACCCGCGGCGATCTGGGCTACTCCTACCTGACTCAGCAGCCCGTCAGTGTGCTGATTGGCGAGCAACTCGGCGCAACCGTCAGCCTGGCCAGCGCCGCCCTGGTCATCGCCATCATCCTCGGTCTGACACTGGGCATGATTGAAGCCTTCTACTGGCCTCGTTGGCCCGGCCAGTTCGCTGGCGCCCTGAATGTGCTGGCCCTCGCCTCGCCGATCTACTGGACAGCCACGCTGGGCATCTACGTATTCAGCACGCAGCTTGACTTGCTGCCAGCTACCGGATCGGGTAGTCCGACGCACCTGCTGCTCCCGGCAGGTGTGCTCGGTTTCCATGTAGCCGGGAGTATCGCCCGCGTCACTCGCACCAGTTTGCGTCGAACACAGGAGGCTCCTTTCGTACGCACCGCCTACGCCAAAGGGTTGCGTGGTTCGCAAATCCTCTTCGGCCATGTACTGCGTGCCAGTTTCCCGCCCATCCTGTCGATTATTGCCCTGCAGACCGGTTTCCTGCTGGGTGGCACCGTCATCACAGAGATGATCTTCGTCCGGCAGGGAATCGGGCAACTGCTCCAGCACGCGGTCATTGACCAGGATTATCCGGTTGTGTTGGGGGTGGTTGTGCTGGCGGCCATTACCTATAGTGTGGTGAACACGCTGGCCGACATCGGGCATGGCCTGCTTGATCCGCGCCTGCGCCCGGCGGAGGAGAGCTGA
- a CDS encoding ABC transporter permease — MRIPLPDLIGPPQRQPRPFDVPVLILGAIALITLAAPLLNLPDPRTAVAEAHLRPPSPEHPLGTDALGRDVLSRTLWGGQQTLLVALLGAGIAILPGLLVGVLAGYSQGWMDRLLMAGMDILLAFPNLLLGLAIIALIGPGRLSIALAVGLAGLPAYARVVRAAVLMVRSAPYIDAAHAIGVPPGRILLFHILPNIQESLFSFAGVSLSWAILNGAALAFLGFGGDPAIPDWGTMLSEGRAVFRLAPWIALPPGIAITVTIFAANRLADAWQDTAGHRV, encoded by the coding sequence TTGCGCATCCCACTGCCTGATCTGATCGGCCCGCCGCAACGCCAACCCCGGCCCTTTGATGTCCCTGTGCTAATCCTGGGCGCCATCGCGCTGATCACCCTGGCTGCTCCGCTGCTCAACCTGCCCGACCCGCGCACGGCGGTAGCCGAAGCGCACCTGCGTCCCCCCTCGCCAGAGCACCCCCTTGGCACCGACGCCCTGGGTCGTGATGTACTCAGCCGGACGCTGTGGGGCGGTCAACAGACTCTTTTGGTCGCCCTGCTGGGTGCCGGGATCGCCATCCTACCGGGTTTGCTGGTGGGTGTCCTGGCTGGCTATAGCCAGGGTTGGATGGACCGCCTCCTTATGGCGGGCATGGACATCCTGCTCGCCTTCCCGAACCTGCTACTGGGACTGGCGATCATCGCTCTGATCGGTCCGGGCCGTCTCTCCATCGCACTGGCGGTGGGTCTGGCGGGGTTACCGGCTTACGCACGGGTGGTACGCGCCGCCGTCCTGATGGTGCGCAGCGCTCCTTACATTGACGCCGCCCATGCCATCGGCGTGCCGCCCGGACGGATTCTGCTCTTTCACATTTTGCCTAACATTCAGGAAAGTCTATTCAGTTTCGCCGGGGTCTCTTTGAGTTGGGCCATCCTCAATGGCGCCGCGCTTGCCTTCCTGGGCTTTGGCGGCGACCCGGCTATACCGGATTGGGGCACAATGCTCAGCGAAGGCCGCGCTGTCTTCAGGCTTGCCCCCTGGATCGCCCTGCCGCCCGGCATCGCGATTACGGTGACGATCTTCGCCGCTAATCGCCTGGCTGACGCCTGGCAGGATACCGCTGGCCACCGTGTCTGA
- a CDS encoding uridylate kinase, whose protein sequence is MLTFVKLGGSLITDKRGVEVFHAERTAALARAIQQARQARPDLQLVIGHGSGSFGHVAAHRHQTAAGVRTAAEWEGFAEVARAAGRLNRLVTDALAGAGIPVWNLQPSASAECADGALQRLEVRPLQVALEHGLVPLVYGDVALDTVRGGTIVSTEALFFFLAPVLRPERVVLLGEVAGVLDPAGRVIPRITPLDLPEIEVALGGSHGVDVTGGMASKVRDMVALVTAIPGLTVQIVSGLDADLVRQVLVTPDSAAGTVICGG, encoded by the coding sequence ATGCTTACCTTTGTCAAACTGGGCGGTTCGCTGATCACCGACAAGCGTGGCGTAGAGGTGTTTCACGCGGAGCGGACGGCAGCGCTGGCGCGGGCGATTCAGCAGGCCAGGCAGGCGCGTCCGGACCTGCAGCTGGTGATCGGGCATGGCAGCGGGTCATTCGGCCATGTCGCCGCCCATCGCCATCAGACTGCGGCTGGTGTGCGTACCGCAGCCGAATGGGAGGGATTTGCCGAAGTAGCGCGCGCCGCAGGGCGGCTGAACCGCCTGGTAACGGATGCGCTGGCCGGTGCGGGTATCCCGGTCTGGAACCTGCAACCGTCGGCCTCTGCCGAGTGCGCTGACGGCGCGTTGCAACGCCTGGAAGTCCGACCGTTGCAGGTGGCACTTGAGCACGGGCTGGTGCCGCTGGTGTACGGTGATGTGGCTCTGGATACGGTGCGCGGCGGGACGATCGTCAGCACGGAGGCGCTCTTCTTCTTCCTGGCTCCCGTACTACGTCCGGAGCGCGTGGTGCTGCTGGGCGAGGTAGCGGGCGTATTGGACCCGGCAGGCAGGGTTATTCCACGGATTACTCCGCTTGACCTGCCTGAGATTGAGGTTGCGCTGGGCGGATCGCATGGTGTGGATGTAACAGGGGGGATGGCTTCCAAAGTGCGCGATATGGTTGCCCTGGTCACGGCGATTCCCGGTTTGACCGTGCAGATTGTTTCCGGCCTTGACGCCGATCTGGTGCGTCAGGTGCTGGTCACACCTGATTCGGCGGCAGGTACGGTGATTTGCGGCGGCTGA
- the mvk gene encoding mevalonate kinase: MAEITATAPGKIILFGEHAVVYGQPAIAVPLAVVQSRAVVRPGRAGEGLIIVTANLGRTFVVRAEAQPDDPALVVAARLLLTHLRKPVPDLQVVLHSTIPVASGLGSGAAVTTALLRALSAALGQPLDNVTLNALVYEVEKLYHGTPSGIDNTVVVYGLPVYFVRGQPIETFTIGAPVHLLVADTGLASPTHVAVGDVRMLRDADPARIDAVLEAIGTVVRSARAAIEQGDTPALGRLARENQALLRELTVSSEALETLITAAEAAGAEGAKLSGAGRGGNLIAFVRAEMAPAVMTALKAAGAVRVLYTVLT, from the coding sequence ATGGCAGAGATCACGGCTACCGCGCCGGGCAAGATCATCCTGTTTGGCGAACACGCAGTTGTCTATGGCCAGCCGGCGATTGCCGTTCCGCTCGCGGTGGTACAGAGCCGGGCGGTGGTCAGGCCGGGACGAGCCGGTGAAGGGTTGATCATCGTCACTGCCAACCTGGGGCGCACCTTTGTCGTAAGGGCAGAGGCTCAGCCGGATGACCCGGCGCTGGTGGTGGCTGCACGTCTGCTCCTGACTCATCTTCGCAAGCCTGTGCCAGATCTGCAGGTGGTGCTGCACAGCACGATTCCGGTTGCCAGCGGGCTGGGCAGCGGAGCAGCCGTTACCACGGCGCTGCTACGTGCCCTGAGCGCTGCATTGGGACAGCCACTCGATAATGTGACTCTGAATGCCCTGGTTTACGAAGTCGAGAAGCTATATCACGGCACGCCCAGCGGCATCGATAATACGGTGGTAGTCTATGGGCTCCCGGTCTATTTTGTCCGGGGCCAGCCGATCGAAACCTTCACGATCGGCGCACCGGTTCACCTGCTGGTAGCCGATACAGGGCTGGCCAGCCCGACCCACGTGGCGGTTGGCGATGTGCGAATGCTCCGTGACGCGGACCCGGCCCGGATTGACGCCGTGCTGGAAGCCATCGGCACGGTGGTGCGTTCGGCGCGGGCAGCGATCGAACAGGGCGATACACCGGCCCTGGGAAGGCTCGCCCGCGAGAACCAGGCCCTGTTGCGCGAATTGACCGTCTCATCCGAGGCGCTGGAGACTTTGATTACTGCGGCGGAAGCTGCAGGCGCGGAAGGGGCCAAGCTTTCCGGCGCAGGACGTGGGGGCAACCTGATCGCCTTTGTCAGGGCAGAAATGGCGCCGGCGGTCATGACTGCGCTCAAGGCAGCGGGCGCTGTGCGGGTGCTATACACCGTGTTGACATGA
- a CDS encoding decaprenyl-phosphate phosphoribosyltransferase: MSDITDARQARLRTLTQIPMALLRTMRPRQWVKNGMVFVGLVFDAQMFDLQATARVAVAFVLFCLVAGTVYIINDLADLEKDRLHPRKRYRPLPAGELPVGVAVAAGVLLPLITLGIAAWFSPPLALTLLGYLLLQLAYSFWLKNVVLIDVLVIGAGFLLRVVAGVVVIEVARFSPWLYVVTGFASLFFAVGKRRQELLLLNDRAETVRPAYRNYTPALLDDMLRMVTTGTLLAYTLYTFEAHPERPFMLLTIPFALYGIMRYLYVIHVQGKGSAPDEVLLEDVPLMVTILLWGLVVVGVLYLS; the protein is encoded by the coding sequence ATGAGCGATATCACCGATGCCCGGCAGGCGCGATTGCGGACCCTGACTCAGATTCCGATGGCGTTGCTGCGTACCATGCGCCCCCGGCAGTGGGTCAAGAACGGTATGGTCTTTGTCGGGCTGGTTTTTGACGCGCAGATGTTCGATCTGCAGGCGACCGCCAGGGTCGCCGTTGCCTTTGTACTGTTCTGCCTGGTGGCAGGCACGGTCTATATCATCAACGATCTGGCTGATCTTGAGAAAGATCGCCTTCACCCGCGCAAACGGTATCGTCCATTGCCCGCCGGAGAACTGCCGGTAGGTGTGGCAGTTGCGGCGGGGGTGTTGCTGCCGCTGATAACGCTGGGGATTGCGGCGTGGTTCAGCCCGCCGCTGGCGCTGACGCTACTGGGCTACCTGTTGCTCCAGCTGGCCTATTCCTTCTGGCTGAAGAATGTGGTCCTGATCGATGTGCTGGTGATCGGCGCGGGCTTTCTGCTGAGGGTGGTGGCTGGTGTGGTGGTGATTGAGGTTGCCCGTTTTTCGCCGTGGCTGTATGTGGTGACCGGCTTCGCCTCCCTGTTTTTTGCGGTGGGTAAACGGCGGCAGGAGCTTCTGCTCCTCAATGACAGAGCGGAAACTGTGCGCCCGGCGTACCGCAACTATACGCCGGCGTTGCTGGATGATATGCTGCGGATGGTGACCACCGGGACGCTGCTGGCTTACACGCTCTACACATTCGAGGCGCATCCAGAGCGACCTTTTATGCTGCTAACCATTCCCTTCGCGCTGTACGGGATTATGCGCTACCTGTATGTAATCCATGTCCAGGGGAAGGGCAGCGCGCCGGACGAAGTATTGCTGGAAGATGTTCCCCTGATGGTGACCATTTTGTTATGGGGGCTGGTTGTCGTCGGCGTGCTGTACCTGAGCTGA
- a CDS encoding cyclic nucleotide-binding domain-containing protein yields the protein MSLMTVLRQADIFYELTDSQLEQVAAICEERVFEAGEIVFEENTRGDELYVIAYGEIEIQVNPALISGRETTGPQTIATLRRGQSFGEIALVDEGLRSASARCAQHDTRLIVIPRDKLMQLCEAQPQLGYRLMRNLAADLAMKIRNTDLQVREQLTWGPEHSR from the coding sequence ATGTCCCTCATGACTGTGTTGCGGCAGGCTGACATCTTCTACGAGCTTACCGACAGCCAGCTTGAGCAGGTCGCGGCCATCTGCGAAGAGCGTGTTTTTGAGGCCGGCGAAATTGTCTTTGAGGAAAACACGCGCGGCGATGAGCTGTACGTGATTGCCTACGGCGAGATCGAGATTCAGGTAAACCCGGCCTTGATCAGCGGGCGTGAGACCACCGGGCCGCAGACCATCGCGACGTTGCGTCGTGGGCAGTCGTTCGGCGAGATCGCCCTGGTGGATGAAGGATTGCGCTCCGCGTCAGCGCGCTGCGCTCAGCATGATACGCGGTTGATCGTCATTCCGCGTGACAAGTTGATGCAACTCTGCGAAGCCCAGCCGCAGCTTGGATACCGCCTGATGCGTAACCTGGCCGCTGACCTGGCGATGAAGATCCGTAACACTGATCTACAGGTGCGGGAGCAACTGACCTGGGGGCCGGAGCATAGCAGATAA